Sequence from the Paralichthys olivaceus isolate ysfri-2021 chromosome 1, ASM2471397v2, whole genome shotgun sequence genome:
attttatttaatcttatttatttatattttattgatgaTCAATTATGGAGGGAAATGTCTAGTCCTCTGTCAAACCCAGGGTCAGTCTGAAGGGCAAAAAACTGAGAGCATGACATCTGCAATTTGTTAACACAGATTTATCGCGATCTCCATCCTTTTCTTAAACTAAATAGAGTCAAAAAAACATTTCGATTTTGATTTCCTGAGCCTCTGCTGCCTCGTGTAGCCAGATGAtccaaaaaaaaagcagattatCCAGATTGTTCCATAATGTATTCAAATCAATGCATGCATGAATCTGCTGAAACAGCGTATCCGCAGATATACATCAATATATCTCCTTATAATGGAAATGCATCTAATCTGTCTGACAGTCCTGCAGATTTTGTTATGCGCATTTCACGCACCTCATGCATCTTGATGGGGTCTCCACTCAGGTAACGTGTCTGACGAAAGCAACATGGTAACAGAAACATGATCATGTCCACAGCAACATCCTCATATTTACTGAATGGAGTCAGGACGGATGACACCTGCTTCATGTGTGATGGTTTGCATGTGCAGATCATTTCCCCCGATCACCACCTCATTAAGCGTCAGCCTCACGTCCTCCACTAACAACCACAGAGGtgatgtgacagacagacaggctggTGCACACTGACCTGGATCGTGCAGGTGTACTCCGAGTCGTCCAGCAGCCTCACGGTGCAGTTGTATTCCCTGTCCAGACTCCGGATGCTGCTGCTCATCAGTCGGCTCAGCATCTTCTCTGTCGGGACGAGGGCGCACGGTACAAGTTGATCTCCCGTCACGTCAACGGCAACCACGTCCCCGGTATTCGTCTGTGGTGCAACACCTGGTCAGCGGCGGCGGTGGGGCATCCTTTCATcggcgcgtgtgtgtgtgatgagtggCAGAGACACCACACGGTTGTTCAGTCAGTGGAGCAGTGAcatgctgctgccgccgcctcctctctccctctctggtcCGGTTGCTGTCACACCTCACTGCGCCCTCTCCCCCTGTCTCCTCACCGCTGCCGCGCCGCTCTGGGCGCTGCGGGGCGGGCAGGCTCGGTGAATGGCAGCCCCCTCAGCCAAcggagcagcagtgacagagacGATGACTTCACACGGTTCAAGAGGGGAGCAGAAATTCCGATAGGCAGGTATCGACCGCGCGTCGTGATCACGCAGGCTCATGGATGGGAATGATAACAAGAGTGCGGCCACTGTAGTTGCATGAGTCAAACAACCAGCAGGCTGCTGCAGGAGTTTAATCATCAAACTGACTGACAACATCAGAAACGTGCTGAAATACAAATGAGGTCTCACATTTacagggatagttcacccaaaaatgaaaattttctcatcatctactcaccatatgcagatggaggggtgggtgaaatgtTGGAGTCCACAAAACCCCTTTGCAGTCTCatgggtaaacagcgttgcagacAAATCCAATATGACTGAAGAAAATGGTGACCAATTCTTTAAACGTAAAAAACATCAGAACAAAACCTCCATaatgctcctgtggtgtcatccaagtgtccgcaagcccagacattcaaattcgactcgcAACAAGGTCATTCACActatttttgggtgaactgtcCTAACAAGCATTTAATGTCATATAGATTACTATAACACGTGGTCGTGTCACATTGCTGTACCCACAACTCACAAAGGCTTTTCATTAATTGGTTTAGTTATTACTCATGTTTCCATTGCCATTccttttaaatgatgtttaaaACAGACATGTGTCATTTGTGTAGAACAATGACAGAGCTATGGCAGCTTTTGAAGTgccaacatttatatttttgctcGAGAAGAAGATGATTTTACTCTGGAGTCTCTAAAGTCATGAAGGacttctcttgtcctgtgtaaCAGTCCCACCAAATATGTAGCCATGCAAAGCAAACACTACACTCTTTCCATGTGATGGTATCACTGTCActttgataataatgatgaaatatcaattacatttttccaCGTGTAATAAAGTAGATTCTACAGGAACCATGTAGACTAAGTGTTGAAAAGAAGTTTGCCACTAGGAATCATTGTGTTAAAAATGTCCTATAGCCTCGTCCTTATTGTCTGTCATACAGCTGATTCTCTCCATTGGTACACTAAACAGCCTGCATGAATATAGTTAAGAGACTGATCATTGGAGGTGTAACAGTCAGTCTCTAGGAAGCCATAGTGTGCAGCGTCTTTGACTATGTCTCTATCTAGTGGTTCGTAATGGTATTGGAaatgaagtgatttaaaagcTTCCTCATAGTGCCACCATCCAATTAGCTGTCATTGCCTATTCCTCCTCTTTCAGatattgtttactttttttcagTAAGTTCACTTGTTTGCTAAGCATTTTGCTTACTtgcttatatatattttaattttacttttaaacatatTCGAAATAAAAACCAGACCTTTCCTGTCTCCTGGTCAACTTAGCAGGCTCTGAGCCTGAATTTGTTTAATGAATGAACTTCCTCTCATGCAGTCACTTGCACTTTATTTGTACCTTGTATCTGGttgataataaaaaactaaGTTGCTATAGAAGAAGCAGATTTTCTCCTCCATTCATATGTAATGCATTGTTGGCGCTTTAGTGACCCCTAATGGATGAGGTCACGTACAACCACATGCTTCCAGCAGCTCTCTGGTTGGCTGATTCTTCTGCTGACGTAGCAGCACTTCCCGTTTTGTAACAGAGTCCCCACCTTGTGTTACCAAACACGAGCTGGTGGACGAACACGCGCAGAGCTGTAGCTGTGGAAGGAAGCTGCATTCAAGGTAAAGCTTTTCTCTGTCATCGTGCATTATTGTTGGTTTAACTCGTGCATGTCACTCACTGACAGTGTCACATGTTGGCGTCattgttttgagtgtgtgtcgGTTAATCTGTGCAGTGTTCATGCAACTGAATCATCTGGTGGGTCTAACACGAAAAGAGACAAGTGATGTCGTGCTGGACGATATTCTATCAAGAGAACATTTTTCATATCAGTTGATATCGATAATAATCACGATCACattattgtttcttttcagtttaaagAAACTGATTTTTGCTCCAGTTATTTTTGCTCCAGAGTGAAGAGtttaaatgattatttattagcagagaatgataaaaaaagtttttacaaATCTAAGGTAGGTCTAGTGTTTTGAGCAAGCTCCTCTTCCTGTATCTCTTAATAAAATGACATAACATGCCTTGCACTGTTCTGTTCACAGGCTGAGCAACATGGCTGATACATGTATTCACTGGTTCCGCAAAGGACTGAGGCTGCACGACAACCCAGCGCTCCTGGCTGCACTGAGGGACTGTAAGCAGCTATACCCTGTGTTCCTCCTGGACCCTCACCTCTATAACGACACACGCATGGGCATCAACTGCTGGAGGTTCCTCCTCGGAGCCCTGAAAGACCTGGACTGCAGCCTGAGGAAGCTCAACTCCAGGTACAAACACCGGGGGGAACCTTCAGAAATATTgaacatgaattaaatcaaaaactGCTAATGTAATTGTAattatgatattttattattttcataacatGCCATGTTCGACTCCTCCAGGCTGTTTATCGTGCAAGGCAGACCAGAGGACGTTCTCCCCAAGCTGTTCAACAAGTGGAAAGTAACAAAGCTGACCTATGAGTATGACACTGAGCCCTACAGTCTAGTCCGGGACAAAACAGTGACTGCATTGGCCAAAGAACACGGAGTAGAAGTCATCTACAAAATCTCTCATACCCTTTATGATATAGAGAGGTACTCACTCAATCTttttgggtgggggggttaaACCGTGATATAACATTCAGATGGTGAATATGTATTTTTATCTCTTCTGCAGGATAATCGAGGAAAACAATGGGAAAGCTCCTCTTACTTATAACCGAATGCAGGCAATAGTGAAAACTCTTGGTCCTCCGAAGAAACCTGTCCCTGCACCAACCCTGGAAGACATGGCAGGTGGGCCACGACCAGAAACACTTGATGATGTCAATCAATCACTGTCTCTGTTGAAATAAGTCAAATGAATTTGTTCAGATAGAGTTCATCAAAATGTAACTAAGTCTAGATTATCAGCACCgttttattgaaatgtaaatatttcctgTGGCACAGAGGTGAAGACCCCTTGCCCAGACAGCCATGAGCAGCAGTATGAGATCCCTGCACTGGAGGAGCTCTGCCCAGATGCTGCAGCTCTGGGAGAGGAGCTGTTTCcaggaggagaacaggaggcTCTGAGGAGACTGGatgaacacatgaaacaaacggtatttcacttcctcctcttacTCTGCATGACTTCACATCGTTTTAGTAGTCTTCTATGAAAAGTAAGAATCTTAAGCCACTGTGTCTGTCTGGTCATTTGGGTCCAGACTTTTGCCACAAGGGGTGGCagctgggtagagcatgcaggagacaggacatcacatgttattgtttttatcaaCACTGGCGTCGGCCCTGATCACTAACAGCTCTCAGATCTTGTCTTTCTAAGtggacatctttgtctgtgtgtttcttgtgttAGCCCCCCCTTCCTCACATTctcttagttttttttaattcttccaTTGTGTGTCagacatcatcaacatcatttGCACACAGTGAATGTTGCTGACATTTTCCTTCTATTTCCTCATATGGGcacactcagacattttacataCCCATATCAGCaacacaaatattttcattgagCTCTGTTGTCACAAACTAAATAACTGTCTGATTATGTTTCTTCTGAATCCATATTTCAGGCATGGGTGTGTAAATTTGAGAAGCCCCAGACGTCTCCAAACTCTCTGAGCCCCAGCACCACTGTTCTCAGTCCGTACGTCACCTTCGGCTGCTTGTCTGCTCGCACCTTCTGGTGGAGGCTGACAGATGTCTATCGGGGGGTGAGTGTCACCATCACTGAAAAGAGTGGTTGATGATGCCGCACAGTCCACGGTCTATAGGGGTATCCTAACttaaattaatacattaattCGTTTCATGTGTCGTCTTTGCAGAAGAAGCACTCAGATCCTCCAGTGTCCCTGCATGGCCAGTTACTGTGGAGAGAGTTCTTCTACACAGCCAGTGTTGGTATCCCAAACTTCAACAAGATGGTGGGCAACCCTGTCTGTACTCAAATTGACTGGGACACTAACTCTGAATATCTGGCTGCATGGAGAGAGGTATTTGACATTTGAGTctattaatgaaaacaaaaagagaaaattgcacaggaaaaaagttaatTGTCATCCTTTCTTTAATCAAATTTCCTGTACTATAAATAGTTCCTCTCGTTGTGTATTTTCCTTAAGGCCCGGACTGGGTTCCCCTTCATTGATGCCATCATGACTCAGCTGAGACAGGAGGGCTGGATCCACCACCTGGCCAGACATGCTGTCGCTTGTTTCCTGACCAGGGGAGATCTGTGGATCAGCTGGGAAGAAGGGCAGAAGGTGTATACATGATCCTGCCTTTATTGCTACACTAGGTTCACTTTTATTGGTGACAAAAAAAGCCCCTGCAGACCTGATAGCTTTGTTCCCACTCGGTCAGAAAATGTCACGTGCTACAGTTGGGTGATGTGGTTGAAATGAACACTGAATGTTATTATATCCAAACTATCACCTAACAACAACATGCAGCATATTTAGAGTTGAAACAATTTTAACTATTaaggataaaaacaaatagaatacaaatgtaaaatcaCATTAATCTGGATTAAAGGCTGCTTCACACAAGTGCCTCAGTGAACTTGTACATTTCTGCAGCCCAAAACAACAGCTCTCTATCATAACTGAAGGGGTTTTGGGGCTTcctctttatttcctctctgtgtttccaggttTTTGAAGAGCTCCTGTTGGATGGTGACTGGGCTCTGAATGCTGGGAACTGGCAGTGGCTCTCAGCCAGTACCTTCTTCCATCAGTACTTCAGGGTCTACTCGCCCGTCGCCTTCGGCAAGAAGACGGACAAAAATGGAGACTACATAAAGTAAGATCAAGTGTATCAAGCTGACGTAGGATTGGATGATATTGCCAAAAATGATATCAAGACAAAAATGTTCATACCAGTTGATGTCGATAATCATcaagataaatgtcacattattatttattttaagattaaagacttttttttttttctctgtaggaAGTACCTTCCTCTTCTAAAGAAGTTCCCAGCTCAGTATATCTATGAGCCTTGGAAAGCTCCTCGCAGTGTCCAGCAGGCAGCAggatgcattgtgggtaaagaCTACCCACATCCTATTGTACAACATGAGGTGATCAGCAAGAAGAACATCCAGAGGATGAAGTCAGCTTATGCAAAGAGATCCTCAGACAACACTGATACACCCACTAAAAAGCAAGGTATACCACAGGACCGATGCTGTTATTTGACATTTATCTCATTTGATGTTTGTTAAgtttacagaaaaaaaccctACTTCAATATGTCTTTTGTTATGTTTTCCTCGTAGGTGTAAAGCGCAAGGGTCCATCTGTTGTGGACatgatgaagaagaaagaaagaagaaaatcaagCTCTAGTTAAGTCAAAGTAAATCACTGTTAATGACTGTTACAAATAACTGAATACACAGGTTGTGTGCTCTTCTTGTGCTAAAGCTTGAACTGGGTAAAGTGGTCAGTCAGAAATTGTTCTTGTTGATGCATGCAGCCCGTCTACTCTCTTACTTTTCATTGCGCCCTACATTGTTTCCTATGATATATTTTAATACGGTTCTTagttttaactttttatattgtattgatttCAGTGTTGAGGAGAATTGTTGTGTAAGATTGTGTCAGGTTAGCATTATACTGGAAGACTTAAATGAGATATTGGTGCTCTCTTCTAAGGCTGCAGTTTATATCGAGCAGATCAGTCTGGTTTACTGTTATGTTGTTAAATGCATGTGAAATGCCAATTTGCCTTACTATGATACCTTAGACGTGACGACTCAGGTGTTTGTATTGATTCCATTTATGAGCAATATGAAACATGAGCCAGATATTTTACATGTGAGGGGATGTTTTCATTAAGAAGTTGCTAAAATATTGGCGATTTCTGAGACAATAGCTAATTTCCATTTacctctgtttttttaataaaacataaaaacaaaactgtttgtATCTCACAGCAAAAATGTCTAGAAAGGTTCTGAGATTCAGAGCATTCCCTTTTAACACTAGAGGTCACTGTTACCCTACTTGCGGGATAATCTGTCTCAAGGCTATTCAGTTCATACTATATATGTATAGAAGTGAAGACGACTAAGTTAATAAAGAATCCATGATCATACTCATTGAATTAtaagtgcttttactttgccAGACATGTTCAGTTCTTTACTATTTTAGTGATGTAAAAACTTTGAAAAGCAGACATTCCTGTGTATCAGCAAAGAAACAATTTGGATAGTAATAGTTTTTTGAAGTGCAATGAAATCAAACATGACTTGAAATTTAAAGTATTTAGTGTTTCAATTCTAATGTACCatgtttaaattttatttaaaaaaccttCAGGTTTCATTAATTCCAACCACTATGTCAAACAGCCACCCTTtgtaagaatatatatattttagctCATTTCTAAAACTCAAATGTGTCCCATTCATCACAGTAGCCAGCAGATCCTGTTTCATATTCTCTCCATGCAAGGTTAACTCAGAGCCATGAGTCAATATAGAACAGCATGCTGTATGTTTATAGATCCACATGGGGTCGACCGAAGGCAGCGGCACTACATAAAGGCAAGATGTGTACGAGAGAGCGCGGGGCACACAGCTGTCCTCGGAGGTCAAGTCTTCTCCTGTTTCTGCTTCCTTGGAGCTGACACTGGTGTGAATATCCAGAAGATGATGTAACGGCCTCAGCAGCGGGCCAGACGTCTGTACAAAGCCAGGCTCAGTTTCCACAGAGACCTCTCAAACATCAAAACAATCTGCTGTCCGTCTGCGTGGACGTATGGGAGGGTTTCTGAGGGGGCTACACTTGGCACTGGGCCACTATGCTGTTAAACTCTCATGACACAACCACAGAACATACAGTAATTGATCCCCTACAAGCCTGACAGAACTGAAATCACACAACTGTACAGATTTGtgagaaatttaaaaatcattCCGCAATATAATCCGCAGCTTTGTtcctaaaaacattttaaatctgccTCAGCTGCTGAGAGATTCCTTGATTTGTGATCAGAACGACAACCATAACTGTCTTGACCTCTATTCGTCCACTGCAGTGCCCCTCTCCCCCGTCAGCGTGTGTCAACACCTCACGACTCAAACCATCTTGGATCTGGGTGCTGTAATAGCCCAGTTGGATACGGACGCCGTGTTCCCATGCAGCTGGCGTTTCATGTAGCTTTAATATCAGTGGCTTATATCAAGAGCTCATTTGCTGCACGGGCAGCGACATCAAACACTTAATTTCCACTTTCTTCACATCAAATTTGCGAGTTTGATGAAATGCAAAAGGTCCAGCCGGCATGTTGTAAAGAGATGAGGCTCTTAAGTTCTCTTTCAACTTCAATAGAAGTATAATTTGTAAGAAATTCATTTCATCAACTGACATTACAGATAATATGACCCCACTCATCCACTCGATGTGACAACAGagccaaacaaaaagaaatattggCCATTATTCTCTCAATAAAGCAGGAGCTGCCTCATTGGCTTAAAGTGGGTCAGTTCAAGTTTACATCACCATTACAACAACATCCCATTCTAATTCTATGCTTCACTGTTACACAGAGCTGTGTTATTTGTTGGCTATCAACACATAGGTCCCTGTGGTGAGGCGACTTTACCAGGTGAGAACTTTCAAACAGCATCACAAAAACTGCAGCGTCTGTTTAATTATACAGAAAATTGAAACCGCTGCAACTCATTTGAAGCCAGGTGTTCTCCCGTGGACATGTTACGCTAAAATTAAATGGTGAGATTtctgcaaaaattaaaaaaattcagtcGTGCTAATGAAAtaagaggagggacagagagggacaggaggAAGTCATAAGTGAGCGGTTCACGACCACACGCTGAAAGGTCACTATTTACTGGACGTCCATGTAGCTGGAAAATAAATGGTGAAACTGAACCTGCTTCataccttttattttttgctctgTTGCTGTCTCCACcggcacacacacaatcttcttcttctacattAGTGAAGACATTGACTCATTGGATAATCCATTCCCAGGCcacttaacctaaacctaacataTCAAGTAAATGTCTAACCCAAAGATAAATGTCTGTCGTTAGTACTTTACTCACCTGTGGTGtgcatacatgtatatatagtTATGTCAAATGATCTTAATTAAGTCAAATAATATCCTAAAAGTACTTCTCTTATCATgaattctatttatttattattgctgttcattattatttattctagtttattatttattttctatattaatAGCTTTTTTTACAAGAACCAAAACTCCCACTGCCCTAACTGCGCCTGTGGTTCTTCCCCTGTGTAAGTATTTGATtgacttatttattcattcattttatggTGAGATTTCAACAAATCAATCATGATTTTAATGTgggttttttaacttttaccaAGTGACTTAAACACTCACAGTGACCATGTACCCGAACTCCTAAAAGCACTAATTCAGAGTGTTTGAACCCCTAACCAAATCCTGATTCTAACCCTTGCAGCAAGACTTAACCCTCACACAGATACTTGAAAAAACTCAGACCGGCTAAAATATACTCACTTTATACTCACAATAGTCCTAACATAAGTAAAAGcagacacatccacacacagtcATGCCTCCATGATTTAGAATGACATTGCATTCAATTATATTGACTTCCTAATGATTTCCTGTTGATTTCCTGGTGACTTACTCAAACCTTCACCttgacctgaacctgaacctaaatctaaaaataaaacctaaccttaaccgtAAACTTTAACCTTACACTGAACCTTAACCTAACACAGGTCTTCatcataaaatgtaatgattcatGTTATTGGTGCTTGGGTCCCCATCATGAGAATTATCTTGGCTACACACGATcttgtacttttatcttaatGAGAAAACTCATTGATAATCCTGTTCTCTTCCCTCAACCTTAACAATCACAGCTAGATGCCTAACCTTTGTGCTGATGctactcacaaacacaaacacacatacacacacacacacctctgcacaTATCCTGAACAACAACTGTAGACCTGTATGTGTCCATTACCACTCTGGTTCTAATGAATGATTATAATCATTCACATTTGCAGTAACCTTCCTCCATCCCTGCTGGAGAAAAATGTGGCGGACAGACAGATAATGGTGTAAACAGAGCCAGAGGTACAGATCTCAGTGAACATCAACCGTCACCCCTCTATAAATCTGTCAGACTCAACCACAACAAGGTTTTTAACAGGCTCTATACATAGATAGCACAGCATGAGGCAATGAGCATGCAATGCTAAAATCCTTTCCCTACAGACCCAACCCTCTGAATTCAGATTTGGAGAGGGATTGTTCAAACACTGACGTAGTGATTTATTCTAGGGATAGGGAGCATGATATGACGTGAAGGATAGGAATACATACAAAACCTCATGGAAATGCTGCTGTTGGATGTTCGTCAAAGAATCTTTTCTTTTGTTACCATAACCAAGTAAATTGTGTTTTCGTTTGTTTgcctgttagcaggattatgcaaaaaaatacTCAACCGATTTCCATTAATGTTTCTGGAGGGGTGGGGCTTGACCCAGGGAGGAATTTTGGTTTGGATCCAGATCTGGTGGCAGATCCtgtaatagttttttttaacttcaacaTTCCACATGTTACACacattgttgtttctttcaGAGGATAATTGATGGATGAGGCACAGCTAAGATACACTTAGATATTTATGGTTGTGTGCAATTTGGCGCcagtccaaataaaaatctggatctagtatATTTAagagaatttaatttaattcataaGGAGACTGCTTGGCCGGCGGTTTGAACTCCCACTCTAGGTGCcattttagtttatttagttTAATCCTATTTTTACGAGCACAGTTGCAGATCTCTTTCAGATTATTACCTCCTCACTAACCACATGAATACTGACATGAACTCAATAAAGTTCTATCTAATCTCATGAGTGTagatattttctgtgtttttagaAAATCCCTCTCCCACCACGAGATGTTTATTCATATGTTTAAAGGGGATACACTGTCAGAGAATCACGTAACGGACTCCCCCagtctctgtggtgtttccacACCCTGTTATGCTTTGATCTCTCTCCACATGCCCCATCCAGAATATCTAGCCACGCTGAGGCAACTGTGTTTTCCAGCCCCTTCACAGGGAACTGGCTGCCAGTCACACACATGGCCCTCCAGCCCATACATGTCTatcactgcagtgtgtgtgtacgtgtgttttcTCAGGGTGTGTGTTGGAATCACTCGTGGAATGCGATGTGAAATGTCATACTCTGTGTTTCCATTAAAGGCCCCTTATTGTTCACGAGAGGATCTATGAGTTTGTTTCTCTCATTTGGAAATTAAGTTCTTAATCTTGGTGGTCGAGTCGTGGCAGTGTATCCCCttgctggcaggaaaagtggaAAGTGAGGGAGTCATAGATgttgatgaatggatggaacagaaaaattaaaatagcAGGACAGACGGCACACAGGCATGTGTAATGTGACAAGTGAATGTGGTAACATGAGGACTTGATTGCAATTGATTTCTCTGAATGTGAATTAGCGAGAACTCTCTCATGGACAGTGATTTACATAGATCTGTCATTCACACCAGTCAGTTGATGATGAGTTGGAGGGTTCACATTTGTTTgcaatgaaaaaatgaaaggaTAACACTTAAAGGTAATTGCCTGGCGCTTATTTCTCAAACATACAAATGAATTAATTTCTTCTCAGTCAGGATTTTTTgaggaaaaacatcaacaaaatctGTATCACAGAATAACCTATAGATCTATAAAATGGTcaattttgtgtgtatgtttgtgtgtatgtgtctgggtgtgtgtgtgtgtgtgtgtgtgtgtgtgtgtgtgtgtgtgctgg
This genomic interval carries:
- the cry5 gene encoding cryptochrome circadian regulator 5 — protein: MADTCIHWFRKGLRLHDNPALLAALRDCKQLYPVFLLDPHLYNDTRMGINCWRFLLGALKDLDCSLRKLNSRLFIVQGRPEDVLPKLFNKWKVTKLTYEYDTEPYSLVRDKTVTALAKEHGVEVIYKISHTLYDIERIIEENNGKAPLTYNRMQAIVKTLGPPKKPVPAPTLEDMAEVKTPCPDSHEQQYEIPALEELCPDAAALGEELFPGGEQEALRRLDEHMKQTAWVCKFEKPQTSPNSLSPSTTVLSPYVTFGCLSARTFWWRLTDVYRGKKHSDPPVSLHGQLLWREFFYTASVGIPNFNKMVGNPVCTQIDWDTNSEYLAAWREARTGFPFIDAIMTQLRQEGWIHHLARHAVACFLTRGDLWISWEEGQKVFEELLLDGDWALNAGNWQWLSASTFFHQYFRVYSPVAFGKKTDKNGDYIKKYLPLLKKFPAQYIYEPWKAPRSVQQAAGCIVGKDYPHPIVQHEVISKKNIQRMKSAYAKRSSDNTDTPTKKQGVKRKGPSVVDMMKKKERRKSSSS